A section of the Ochotona princeps isolate mOchPri1 chromosome 19, mOchPri1.hap1, whole genome shotgun sequence genome encodes:
- the FGF18 gene encoding fibroblast growth factor 18: MYSAPSACTCLCLHFLLLCFQVQVLAAEENVDFRIHVENQTRARDDVSRKQLRLYQLYSRTSGKHIQVLGRRISARGEDGDKYAQLLVETDTFGSQVRIKGKETEFYLCMNRKGKLVGKPDGTSKECVFIEKVLENNYTALMSAKYSGWYVGFTKKGRPRKGPKTRENQQDVHFMKRYPKGQAEPQKPFKYTTVTKRSRRIRPTHPG, from the exons ATGTATTCTGCGCCCTCCGCCTGCACTTGCCT gTGTTTACACTTCCTGTTGCTGTGCTTCCAGGTACAG GTACTGGCGGCCGAGGAGAACGTGGACTTCCGCATCCACGTGGAGAACCAGACGCGGGCTCGGGACGATGTGAGCCGTAAGCAGCTGCGGCTGTACCAGCTCTACAGCCGGACCAGTGGGAAACACATCCAAGTCCTGGGCCGCAGGATCAGCGCCCGCGGCGAGGACGGGGACAAGTATG CCCAGCTCCTAGTAGAGACAGATACCTTCGGTAGTCAAGTCCGGATCAAGGGCAAGGAGACGGAATTCTACCTGTGCATGAACCGCAAAGGCAAGCTCGTGGGGAAG CCCGATGGCACAAGCAAGGAGTGTGTGTTCATCGAGAAGGTCCTGGAGAACAACTACACAGCCCTCATGTCGGCCAAGTACTCAGGCTGGTATGTGGGCTTCACCAAGAAGGGGCGCCCCCGGAAGGGCCCCAAGACCCGGGAAAACCAGCAGGACGTGCACTTCATGAAGCGCTACCCCAAGGGGCAGGCTGAGCCGCAGAAACCCTTCAAGTACACCACAGTGACCAAGCGGTCACGGCGGATCCGCCCCACGCACCCTGGCTAG